The DNA segment CGGAGCGGATCCCAGTGAAGCGGTAGACCTGATAATAGAAGCGTTCAAATCCGGGCTTGTGGTCGAGGGTATAAGTTTTCACGTCGGAAGCCAGTGTAATAATTTCGAAAATTATATGCAGGCTCTGCAAATGTCGTCGGACATAATGAGAGAGGCCGCATCGCGCGGGCACAAGATAAACATATTGGACATAGGCGGCGGCTTCCCGGTCAGATATAACAGCAAAGTGAAAGCTTTCAAGACCCTGGCTCGCAAATTAAATACCGAGATAAACAGGTTATTCCCAAAAGATATCGAAATACTCGCGGAGCCCGGACGGTTCATGGTGGCCAATGCCGGTACACTTGTAGCCAAGGTCATAGGAAAGGCTATCCGCGACGAGAAGACGTGCTACTACATAGACGATGGCATCTATCACACCTTCTCGGGGATCCTTTTCGACCACTGCACCTATCCTCTGAAGGCGTTCAAAGATGGCGAGACAAAAGTATCGGCCGTATTCGGGCCGACCTGCGACGCACTCGATACCATATCTATCGCCGAGGAGCTTCCGGAGCTTGAGATAGGCGATCTGGTCTACGCGGAAAATATCGGGGCATATTCAATAGCGTCTTCGACATACTTTAATGGCTTCCCGCCGGCAAAAGTAGTGCATATCAATAAATAACATCCGTCATTGCGAGCGAAGTAATACATTAAAAAAGCTATGGCTTTAAGCCATAGCTTTTTTAATTTGGTAGCGGGGGTCCGATTCGAACGGACGACCTTTGGGTTATGCTTACCACTACAGCTTTCGCTGCCTCCGAGCTATCGGAGTTTGTAGTCCGGACTATACCTTCATCCTATATGCTATCAGGATGCCTGCCGTCTAGTCTCTACACCTTCCCGCCGGTATTCTGACGGGCTTGGCTCGGTATTACCATTTCAGGCTTCACCGAGTTTGACAGGTTTTCATTTAGCCGTTACCGGCTAAACAGCCCTTGGACAATAATTCCCATCGCTCTTTATACATCGCCGATCTAGGTTTACGTTGCCGCTTCTTCGTCTCTACCAAGCTGATACCGCTCTTATAGGTAGAAAATTCAAAAAACGGGATAACGTAAAATTTTTCCAACCGCTCGATGTACACTATTGCAAAGTCAAAGTCGTTTTCGCCATAACGCGATCTTAACATACGCCGGCGATTCGTCTTTGTCCTGCGGGTATCGACAGTATAACTACCATTGTAATACCACGCGCTCTTCACCTGTATTTTTAGAAGCTTCCCACCTACATCGAGTGCAAGATCATAGGGCAATCTATCCCCTACCGGCCTTAGCACTCTGAAGCCTCTTTTGAGTAGCGCGGTTACAACGGCAGACTCTGCAATATCAGCTTTGAGCTTTGTGTCCATAACTTGAGCCCAACGAGCTACCAGGCTGCTCCACCCCGCAATGTAATTTTATTATAACAAAATACGTCGGAGTATTGCAACTCTTATTATTTATTATTTCCTGACCGAAACCTCTTTCATGACGATCTCGCCTTTGCGGACTAAGCCCATTTTCTCCCGGGCCTTCTTCTCCACGTAATGGATATCCGTCTCGAGCAGTCTCTTCTCTTCAGCCAGCTGGGCATTCTCGATCTTCAGGCTTTCTATCCGCTCCTCGAGCTTACTATTCTTGTAGCGCAGTTCCTGATACTTCGCAAATGGCGGCAGAAATATAACAACCAACACGCCGAGGATGATATAGAATTTAAACGATCCTACCTTTTTCTTCCCCATATCTCCTTGCCGTACACCGCTTTCTTGCCCAACTCTTCCTCTATGCGAAGAAGTTCGTTATATTTGCAGATCCTGTCCGTTCTGCACACGGAGCCGGTCTTTATCTGCCCGGTATTCATCGCGACCACAAGATGCGCTATCGTCGTATCTTCCGTCTCACCGGAGCGGTGTGAAACGACGGAGGTGTAGCCGTGCTTTTTCGCCAGATCCATCGTATCGAGCGTTTCGGTAAGGGTGCCTATCTGGTTTACTTTTATAAGGATGGAATTTGCGACTTTCTTCTCGATGCCCATGCGCAGACGCTTCACATTCGTGACGAAAAGGTCATCGCCGACCAACTGTGTCGTCTTACCGAGCCTATCGGTGAGCGCCTTCCAGCCGGCCCAATCGTCTTCCGCCAGGCCGTCCTCTATCGATACGATCGGATATTTCGCAACCCAGTTCGCGTAGAACTCGACCATGTCTTCAGCCGAATTTTCCTTTTTCTGTTCGGCTTCGAGGGTATATTTACCGTTCTCGTAAAAGGAACTCGACGCGGGATCGAGCGCTATGCATATATCTTTGCCGGGCTTATAGCCGGCCTTCTCTATCGCCGCTAAGATAACCTCTATCGCTTCATCATTCGATTTCAAGTTCGGCGCGAATCCGCCCTCGTCCCCGACAGAGGTCGAGAGTTTCTTGTCGTGCAGTATCTTCTTTAAATTATGAAATACCTCGGCCCCCCATCTGAGCGCCTCGGCAAAAGAATTCGCGTTGACAGGCATTATCATGAACTCCTGCAGGTCGACATTGTTGTCGGCATGCAGTCCGCCGTTCAATATATTCATCATAGGTATCGGTAATATCTTCGCCTTGTCTCCGCCGATATACCTGTATAAAGACATCCCCTTCGATACCGCGCAAGCCTTTGCCGCGGCAAGCGACACGCCCAATGTAGCGTTCGCGCCAAGACGCGCTTTATTCGGAGTACCGTCCAGGTCTATCAAAAGTTGGTCGAGCTCGCCCTGTTTCAGGGCGTCTTTTCCTTTGATCGCCTTCTTTATCTCACCGTTGATATTAGCTACGGCCTTCAACGTGCCCTTCCCCATATAACGCGTCTTATCGCCGTCGCGCAACTCCACCGCCTCGTGCTCGCCCGTCGATGCGCCGCTCGGCACCGCCGCGCGGCCGAACGAACCGTCGTCCAAAAGTATGTCGACCTCAACCGTAGGATTGCCCCTGGAATCCAGTATCTCGCGCCCTATTACATCTTTAATAGCAGTTTTCATTTTCTTACTACACGCCTCCCTTTTATCTTTAACTTTCCCTCGACGAACAATTTTATCGCTTTCGGATAAATTTTATGCTCCTCGGCATGCACACGCCGAAGAAGCGTCTTCTCGGTATCGCCGTCTTTTATCTCTACGGTTTTCTGCAATATTATCGGCCCGTTGTCAAGTTTCTCGTCGACGAAATGGACCGTCGGGCCGGTAACCTTTGCGCCGTATTCCAGCGCGTCTTTTATTCCGTGTGTCCCTTTAAAGGACGGCAAAAGTGACGGATGAATATTTACGATACGGTTTTCGTACTCTTTGATGAAATACCCGCTCAAAAGGCGCATATAACCGGCAAGCACTACAAGACCCACCTTCTTCGCCCGTAATGCCTCTATGATCTTCCTGTCAAAAGCCTCGCGCGTATCGAAATCTTCAGGATCCAGAACGAGTGTATCTATCCGGGCTTTACCGGCGCGCTGAAGCGCGAACGCGTTCTTATTATCACTCACAACAAGCGCTATCTTCGCGGGTATATACCCCGAGCGGACCTTATTGATGATAGCCTGGAGATTGGAACCGTTGCCCGAACATAAGACAGCGATATTCACCCGCGCACCTTCTTCTATTATATTAACGACTTTATCTTGCTCTCGATCGCTTCTTTCGAATTTACGCCGGTGATCCTGGCGGCCTCTTTGCCGTCCTTGAAAAGGACGAGCGTCGGTATATTCATTATGGATAATTCCGTCGCTATCTCGGGGAATTCATCGACGTTCGACTTCATCACTTTGAGCTCACTTCCCATCTCATGAGCTATCCGCTCCACCGACGGGGCAATGATCTTGCAGGGCATACACCACGGCGCCCAGAAATCGACAAGCACCGGTTTTAACGACCTCAAAACCTCTTCCTCAAAACTCTCCTGAGTTAACTCCAACATCTTTACCCTACCCCCTATTTTCTGCAACATTATAAAGGCTGGTTTTTTGCAGGATCCGGCCTATTTGCAAATGATGCTTGAAGCCATATTATAAAGCTTATCACGCCATCTTTCAAGCCTGATATTCATTGACAATCGCAAGCAGGTATTGTATCTTATATTCAAACGAGGTAACTATGGCACAAAATCAAATAAATTGCTGCGAATCATGCCAGGTATATTGGACCTGCGAGACCAAATGGTACCGCGGCGAAAAGGGCGAAGAGAATCTCTGTTGCCCCATCTGCAATTACTTCATCACCTGCACCGAAAAGGCTAAAGCCTCGAAGTGTCATGGCGCGAAGAAGTAATCAGCCGCACCACCCCGCATATAAAGTATACGAAACCTACTGATATTATTATCCAGAATCTGTCTATGAATTTCGCCGCGTACGCGGCTACGAACATAAACACGAGAAATGCCAGGTGTATCACAGCCTCGAGCGAACTAAATATCCTCCCCCTGACCTCTTCGGGCATAGTTTCGTGAGCCAGCGTATTGGTCGTAAGCATTATCGGACTCACTGCCGCGCCGAGTAACCCTATGAGGATGCCACCCAGGAAAATACTGGGATGATGATTCACCACTATCGTAAATACTATTATAGCCAGCCCGGTCGCGATGAAACTTAAATGTATCGCCTTCTGTCTTGAAAACTTCTGGCAGAATTTACCATAAAGCATCGACCCGATAAGAAGCCCGCCCACAAGGAACATCCCTAAAAACCCGAGATCTCTGGTCGAAGTACCGAACGCGCTCTGTATAAATACGATTATGACGCACGATATCGTGCCGATGCCGGCCATGAGGAGAAAAAATACGTAAACCACGAACCGCATCTCTTTATATTTCGTAAGATACCCCAAGCCTTCTTTTATTTCACTGAATATCGTCCGCCTGAGCGAATTATCGATAGCCTGCCCGGTCACGGCCAGGTCTTCCCTGACATCCGCGGCAAAAGAACGATTCGCTATCATCGCTATGAGCGCGGCGGATAAGAAGAAGGTGAGGCTATCGATGTAGAAACCGCCTATCGCCCCGATAAACGCTATATTCACTATCACACCGGCCACGACGAGTCCGACGACGTTACCTATCATATGAGTCGCGTCATTGAGCGTATTGGCTACGAGCAGTTTATCTTTAGGAACGAGTTCCGGTATGAGCGCCATCTTCGATGGTATAAAGAAACGCGCTATCGAGAATATCAGGAATATGGCAAGATATACGAGGAGTATCTGGTTGGCGCGGATGAATAGCGGTATTAAGAGCACCAGGGTGCCCCTCAATATGTCCGATATCACCATTATCTTGCGACGGTCGAGCCTGTCGACCCACGCTCCGGCTATGGGGCCTACGACAAATACCGGGATTATTGTAAAAGATATGAGTTTGGCCAGCGCCATCTCGGAACCGGGATTACGCTGGTAAACGAGCGCTACGAGCGCCATCTGGTTTAAGCGATCCCCGAAATTGGATATCACCTGTCCGAGCCAGAGAAAAAAGAAGTTTTTGTTTGTAAGTACGTCCCGAAAGTGCGTCATCTATATTATTTTTCCGTCTGAAGCCGTGGCATCGATGCCCGGAGGGGACTTGTGCCACTTATACCCGCCTGCGGCATCCTGATATCCCCTGTCGAAAAGTCGTCTCATCGCCTTTGGATCGAACATCTCCTTGTTATTCTGTACAAAATCGGAAGGAATGAACGCGAGATTGTAATCGGTACCGCGCTGTCTGGCAAACGTGTATATCCTGTACGCGTCGCCGATGCCCTGCGAATCGATGATCGCATCAAATGATCTCTGGGCGAGCGATATCAGGTTATCGTCCACTCTCTTATACACCGGTGTCATGTAGCCGTTGCGTATCACATAGATTTTGCCTTTGATCTTGGCAGGATTTATACCCAGACCTTTCGCGGCATGCGCCATACCCTCTAAAAGGTTATAGGTAGTAAATACCTGAGTAAGCGTTCCGCCATCAACGTGAATCTCATCGTATATTTTCCCGTCCACTTCAACATGAAATACAGACGGCGGGAATATCATCGGTATTGCGGCCGAAGCAACAATAACCTTGCGGAATAATTCCACATCACCCCTGCATGCTATGACCCCCATATCCCATATAACAAAACGTTGTGTGTCAAGATTGGCTGTGCCTACAAAAAGACGCCGCCCCCGCCTGTGCTGAACGGCTATTTTATCCAATATGTCCTTATTAACCATTTTCGCTATCGTCCTGGCGAGCGGCGCGTTACTTACCAGGGAATCTCCAAATAACGCCATGAGCGGAGGCTTGAGCCCGATAACGTCCTTCGTCGACATGTTCGTATAACACATTTCCAATTCATCGTCATAATCTTTGCCCAGGAAAACGAATGGAGCTATGATGGCCCCGGTGCTTACCCCTGTTATGACTTTAAATAACGGACGCGTTCCAGCCTCCGACCAACCCTTCAATAACCCGGCGCCATAAGCGCCGTTAGCGCCGCCGCCTGATATGGCAAGAAGCACGTATTCTTTTGTGCCGTCGCGGCCGGTCGGAAAATCTTTAGGGTCCTCCTCTTTGACCGACATCAGCAAGTTCTCCTGCAATGCCGTCTTAGTCTCGCCCTGCATTATGCGTATCCCGTCCACATTGCTGATCCTGGCCTTCATAATAAGATCGGGAGGCACAGGATGACGTATCGTTGCGCATCCGGAAGCGGCAAAAAATAGAGAGGTGGAAATGAGGAGTGAGGGTATTACCTTCTTCATAGTAATGACCTTTTCGGTATGCTTATTTGTAGAATAGGACTCGCAATCAACCCGCAAACTACCATGTGCTTCGTAGCACCAATTAACTTTGTTGTAATCTCTACGAAGCCTCATCCCGTCTCACTATAATAGCGGAGTAGGATGGAGCTGGCGAATGGATTCGAACCATCGACCTGCGGTTTACGAAACCGCTGCTCTACCAACTGAGCTACGCCAGCACGCGTATTCTTACTCAAACAATTCAATGCGCATAGCAGTCTCTCCGAAGCTCGACTCTTACCTAACTGCCTTAAGAGCGAAGGAGGACCAACTGCCCCGCCATCTGTCTTACTCATGGCGGGGTCCCGCCCCCTGTTTTACTCCGGGCGGGAAGCTACGCCAGCACGCGTATTCTTACTCAAACAATTCAATGCGCATAGCAGTCTCTCCGAAGCTCGACTCTTACCTAACTGCCTTAAGAGCGAAGGAGGACCAACTGCCCCGCCATCTGTCTTACTCATGGCGGGGTCCCGCCCCCTGTTTTACTCCGGGCGGGAAGCTACGCCAGCCTGAAAATTTACGAAGTAAATTTTCGCTCCGAAGCCTGCTGGAAAATTATCGAAGAGAATTTTCCAGCGCTTAGGCGAGGAGCAAAAACATTACTACCTTTGATTTGCGCCTGCAATGCTTATGCGAGGGGCAACTTCCCCAAAAGCGCCAAGAATTTTCCAGCGCTTAGACTAGATGCGAATTATAACCATGAGAATTATATCAAATTTTGCAACGTGTGTAAATGGAAGGTTTAGTGGGTTCATTCATGATGTCCGCCTTCATCTCCGAATGAAGGCTCATCGGTATGGCTGTAGGAAGGCTCGAAACTTTCATTGTCATCGGACGGGCGCTCACCTTCCGCGCTCGCCCAGCTCGGCATGGCTTCAGGAATGTTTCCAGTGGCGACCTGCTGAACATTATCCTCACCGGTATTCTTGGCTTCATCGGCATAGATATTGATAGCTAACAGCAAACAGATAATCGTCAATAATAGCTTCATCTTATTTCTTCTCCGGCGGCGTTACTTTATAAGCCGCTTCATTACGAGATGGCTTCGATTATGCCTTTTTCTTAAAAGCACTGCTTATAAGGATGCCCAGCGAGGCGAAGATGATATCTATTATGGACAATATAATACCTATCCCCGATTAATTTGATTAACTGATTACAAGTTATCGCAAACACTTTTCCAGTCATCTTCTTTCCATAGGAGATTGCCTGTATTAAATAGATACCCTTTATCGTGTGAAAATTCACCGATCCCTTCAAACTGAACTTTCCCTTTATCCGGCAATTCTTCTTTGGTTTTTACTGTATCGAGATCACCGGGATTTATCGGGCCGTTCCATTGGTGAATTTTGAAATGCATCCTGCCCTTGCTTCCTGAATATGACAGGTTTGAATATTTATCTGTCTTACGCACAAACCCGCATATATAAGCAGGGATAGGCTTGAAAACAGGTAATTTATCATATATGATGCCCGATTCTTCTTTGGTAAGGCTTCCCATATCTTCACCACGCTTGAGAACTTTATCTTTAAACACGCTTATTTTTTTGAAGAAAGCAAGTAAGTGATCTCTCCCGGCGCCTACTTTGACAAGAACGTGAATATCAGAGTGATTAAATTGATCGCCGGGTATATCCATCCAAATACCGTTCCATTTTGTAGTCTTCACAGCTATATTAAGCCGGGGAGTATGGGCCTGTCCGCCTGCTCTTTTTACCTTGTGAATATCCATAGGCAGATATTCTTCTAACTTACCGACTTCGTGTCCAAGTTCAGCATCAATATTGCATTTCTTTTTTAGAAAAAGAACGAAGGCGTATTCTCCGAGATATCCCCTTGTCATATCCGCCCATAACTGGCCCAAATCTCTTTGCCTGCTACTTCCATAATCAGTCGGAGCAGTCGTGCCTAAAATTTTAAGCGCATCTATGCACATTCTTGCATAACCATCTTCGTCGATCATAACGCAATTAGGCAGAAATCTTTCATTGAGCCATTGCTCTGCGGTAAAAGTCTCGGTAATCTCACTGCCAAATTCAGCTTTTTGCAAAATCTTCAATGCATCATCACTGTCAACGCCGAGCCGAGCTTCGATGGTCTTTAATATATCGGCTAATGCCATACTCATACCGCTACTTTCTGCAAAAGTTCCTCTTCGAATAAGTCGGTCTCAATATTTATATTCGCTTTTACCGATGGATAATCAATCCCTGCGAATGTTTTTAATACAGCTTTGAATATTTCGACTGACATTTTTGGAGGCACCGCCATACCGATCTGGCGCCTGACGCTTTCCTTCGATCCTTCAAATATGAAATCATCCGGGAAGGATTGTATTCTTGCCCGCTCTCTGTTTGTTAATGCGCGGGGCTCGCTCCAATGATAGCCGTGCGTTCCGCCTCCTCCGCTACCTGTCAGGGTATATGAAGGTCTGTCGGGATGCAACCGACGGTAAATCTGACTCAATTTTGCGCCTTTTACATTCAATTTGAGATGATCCGGCAGGTTTGCAGTCCAGGCGTTTTGACCCGGCTTGGTATGTTTGAGGCGTTCGACTACGATGGCAGACTGCGTCGTCTTGTCACTATTTGGCGCATCCGGACTTATGGGAGGATTTTCGATCGCTTCACGCGCAGTGATATATTTTTGCACCGTTGTGGGCGCAGGCACTTTATAGACGAGACCGAGCCCTTTATCGATACCAACAATAATTATACGATGCCTGAATTGCGGTACACCATACTCTTCGCATTTATATAGATGCGCTGTCAGATTATAGCCACGACCGGCCTCTTGCAGATCGTTAAGAATTTTTTTGAACGCGAGGCCATTATTGGCGCTTGCTATACCTCCAACATTTTCCGCAATAAAAAATTCGGGCTTGGAATGATCCAGGATGGTAAGACCGTATGTGTATAGCGGACCAAACTCGCCCTGAAAACCCTTTTGTTTTCCTACAAGGCTGAAATCATTACATGGAAATCCATACGCAAAGGCATTAACTTTTGGAAGGGATAAAAGATCGAGCTCTCTCACATCATCACATATTACTATTTCTGGCTTGTCAGGGTAGATATTCCGTCGGTACGTAGCGCAGGTATCTTCATCGTAGTCATTTGCCCACTTATGGGATATGCTGTAAACGGCATCTTTAGTCTCAATCTTCGCTTGCGATGCCCCAAAAGCTAACCCGCCGGGCCCGCAAAACAATTCTCCGAGTTCAAATACCATATGTTTTTTATGCACCATATACCTCTTATATATTTATATTATATCATCGGTAATGGACCGGAGCAAGACGAATGGCAGATATGAAAATAAAAACAGGTAATAATAATTTGTTAGTAACTGAAAAGATCTTTGAGTGAGTAATTTTTTGCCGCGGCTCTATTTATCGCCCTTAGGATCTTGAGCTTGACATTAGGCGTCAACCGCCTGCCCTTGACAGCCCGCGAAACCATCTTATGCGTTATCTGCTCCGTCGAGGCGGCCACTATATCATGAGCTTTCAACTTATACTGCGCCATGATACCGGCCATAGGCTGTTCCCCCAACGCTCTTTCCATATTATTCGCCATCTCTACTATCTACTTACAGTCCCTAATATCGGCTGTTGTCTTTAAGCTGTTTTTCCAATTCTTCGACTTTTTTCTTCAATTCTATTATCCGTATTTCCCTGTCGGTCACGGCGGTAGTAAATATTTCCAACTGGTTTACCTTATCGCGTAATTCGT comes from the Candidatus Omnitrophota bacterium genome and includes:
- the trxA gene encoding thioredoxin, whose translation is MLELTQESFEEEVLRSLKPVLVDFWAPWCMPCKIIAPSVERIAHEMGSELKVMKSNVDEFPEIATELSIMNIPTLVLFKDGKEAARITGVNSKEAIESKIKSLI
- a CDS encoding patatin-like phospholipase family protein; amino-acid sequence: MKKVIPSLLISTSLFFAASGCATIRHPVPPDLIMKARISNVDGIRIMQGETKTALQENLLMSVKEEDPKDFPTGRDGTKEYVLLAISGGGANGAYGAGLLKGWSEAGTRPLFKVITGVSTGAIIAPFVFLGKDYDDELEMCYTNMSTKDVIGLKPPLMALFGDSLVSNAPLARTIAKMVNKDILDKIAVQHRRGRRLFVGTANLDTQRFVIWDMGVIACRGDVELFRKVIVASAAIPMIFPPSVFHVEVDGKIYDEIHVDGGTLTQVFTTYNLLEGMAHAAKGLGINPAKIKGKIYVIRNGYMTPVYKRVDDNLISLAQRSFDAIIDSQGIGDAYRIYTFARQRGTDYNLAFIPSDFVQNNKEMFDPKAMRRLFDRGYQDAAGGYKWHKSPPGIDATASDGKII
- a CDS encoding type III PLP-dependent enzyme, which codes for MEEINLPELKKIAEKNGTPVLVIDHEKIRQNYKEFREALPRIQAYYAVKANSTPEIVETLYKLGASFDVASFPEFRIVYENIKNMPSKERQDFIWDKIIYANTIKQVETLRELDVYKPLVTFDNPEELKKIVKDAPHAGLVLRIRVPNTGSMVELSSKFGADPSEAVDLIIEAFKSGLVVEGISFHVGSQCNNFENYMQALQMSSDIMREAASRGHKINILDIGGGFPVRYNSKVKAFKTLARKLNTEINRLFPKDIEILAEPGRFMVANAGTLVAKVIGKAIRDEKTCYYIDDGIYHTFSGILFDHCTYPLKAFKDGETKVSAVFGPTCDALDTISIAEELPELEIGDLVYAENIGAYSIASSTYFNGFPPAKVVHINK
- a CDS encoding DNA cytosine methyltransferase; protein product: MVFELGELFCGPGGLAFGASQAKIETKDAVYSISHKWANDYDEDTCATYRRNIYPDKPEIVICDDVRELDLLSLPKVNAFAYGFPCNDFSLVGKQKGFQGEFGPLYTYGLTILDHSKPEFFIAENVGGIASANNGLAFKKILNDLQEAGRGYNLTAHLYKCEEYGVPQFRHRIIIVGIDKGLGLVYKVPAPTTVQKYITAREAIENPPISPDAPNSDKTTQSAIVVERLKHTKPGQNAWTANLPDHLKLNVKGAKLSQIYRRLHPDRPSYTLTGSGGGGTHGYHWSEPRALTNRERARIQSFPDDFIFEGSKESVRRQIGMAVPPKMSVEIFKAVLKTFAGIDYPSVKANINIETDLFEEELLQKVAV
- a CDS encoding septum formation initiator family protein — translated: MGKKKVGSFKFYIILGVLVVIFLPPFAKYQELRYKNSKLEERIESLKIENAQLAEEKRLLETDIHYVEKKAREKMGLVRKGEIVMKEVSVRK
- a CDS encoding group I intron-associated PD-(D/E)XK endonuclease produces the protein MDTKLKADIAESAVVTALLKRGFRVLRPVGDRLPYDLALDVGGKLLKIQVKSAWYYNGSYTVDTRRTKTNRRRMLRSRYGENDFDFAIVYIERLEKFYVIPFFEFSTYKSGISLVETKKRQRKPRSAMYKERWELLSKGCLAGNG
- a CDS encoding MFS transporter translates to MTHFRDVLTNKNFFFLWLGQVISNFGDRLNQMALVALVYQRNPGSEMALAKLISFTIIPVFVVGPIAGAWVDRLDRRKIMVISDILRGTLVLLIPLFIRANQILLVYLAIFLIFSIARFFIPSKMALIPELVPKDKLLVANTLNDATHMIGNVVGLVVAGVIVNIAFIGAIGGFYIDSLTFFLSAALIAMIANRSFAADVREDLAVTGQAIDNSLRRTIFSEIKEGLGYLTKYKEMRFVVYVFFLLMAGIGTISCVIIVFIQSAFGTSTRDLGFLGMFLVGGLLIGSMLYGKFCQKFSRQKAIHLSFIATGLAIIVFTIVVNHHPSIFLGGILIGLLGAAVSPIMLTTNTLAHETMPEEVRGRIFSSLEAVIHLAFLVFMFVAAYAAKFIDRFWIIISVGFVYFICGVVRLITSSRHDTSRL
- the purN gene encoding phosphoribosylglycinamide formyltransferase — its product is MNIAVLCSGNGSNLQAIINKVRSGYIPAKIALVVSDNKNAFALQRAGKARIDTLVLDPEDFDTREAFDRKIIEALRAKKVGLVVLAGYMRLLSGYFIKEYENRIVNIHPSLLPSFKGTHGIKDALEYGAKVTGPTVHFVDEKLDNGPIILQKTVEIKDGDTEKTLLRRVHAEEHKIYPKAIKLFVEGKLKIKGRRVVRK
- the eno gene encoding phosphopyruvate hydratase — translated: MKTAIKDVIGREILDSRGNPTVEVDILLDDGSFGRAAVPSGASTGEHEAVELRDGDKTRYMGKGTLKAVANINGEIKKAIKGKDALKQGELDQLLIDLDGTPNKARLGANATLGVSLAAAKACAVSKGMSLYRYIGGDKAKILPIPMMNILNGGLHADNNVDLQEFMIMPVNANSFAEALRWGAEVFHNLKKILHDKKLSTSVGDEGGFAPNLKSNDEAIEVILAAIEKAGYKPGKDICIALDPASSSFYENGKYTLEAEQKKENSAEDMVEFYANWVAKYPIVSIEDGLAEDDWAGWKALTDRLGKTTQLVGDDLFVTNVKRLRMGIEKKVANSILIKVNQIGTLTETLDTMDLAKKHGYTSVVSHRSGETEDTTIAHLVVAMNTGQIKTGSVCRTDRICKYNELLRIEEELGKKAVYGKEIWGRKR